DNA sequence from the Actinacidiphila yeochonensis CN732 genome:
CCGCGGACCAGCAGGTCCAGCAGCTCCACGGTGCCCAGGCCCTGGCGCGCGCCGTCCGCCGCGGGCGCGGCGGCCAGCACCGGGTGGAAGGTGCCGCGGGCCACCGCCCGCTCCAGGTCCGCGACCAGGGTGGCGGTCTCGACGTCCTCGCCGCCCAGGTAGCGGTCCATCAGTGTCTCGTCCTCGCTCTCGGCGATGATCCCCTCGATCAGCCGGGCCCGGGCCTCGGACAGCCGCGGCGCCAGCTCCGCGTCCGGCCCGGACTCCTCCCGCCTGCCGGAGGAGTAGTCGTACACCCGCCCGGTGAGCAGCCCGGCGAGCCCGGTCACCGGGGCGTGGCCGTCGGGGCCGGCCGGGCCGTGCACGGGCAGGTAGAGCGGCAGCAGCGCGTCCGGGTCGTCGCCGCCCAGCTCCAGGGCGCAGGCGCGGGCCGTCTCCTCGAAGCCCGCCCGGGCCGACTCCAGGTGCGTCACCACCACCGCCCGCGGCATGCCGACGGCCGCGCACTCCTCCCACACCATCCGCGTCGCGCCGCCGACGCCCTCGCCGTCCTGCGCCGCCGAGACGACGAAGAGGGCCGCGTCCGCCGCCCGCAGCCCCGCCCTCAGCTCACCGACGAAGTCGGCGTAGCCGGGGGTGTCCAGCAGGTTCACCTTCACCCCGTCCCACCCGACGGGCACCAGCGACAACTGCACCGACCGCTGCTGGCGCCGCTCGATCTCGTCGTGGTCGGAGACGGTTCCGCCGTCCTCGACCCGGCCGGCCCGGTTGACCGCGCCGGCGGTGAGCGCGAGCGCCTCCACCAGGGTCGTCTTCCCGGCGCCGCTGTGGCCGACCAGCACCACGTTCCGGATGTCCTGCGGGCGGCCCCCGGCGGAGGCCGCCTCGGCTGCCCCTCCCGCGGCCCCTGGTCCCGCGTCCTTCCTGACTCCGCCCATGCGTCTCGCCTCCCGGTCCGTCCACCTCATGGGGGACCGCGCCCGCGCCGCGGGCGCGTGCTAGGGGCCGGTGCGGGGGCGGCCCGGACGGAAGCTCCGGGGGGACCTCGGCGGCGCCCCGTTCGTCTTCGACCTTCCCACGGGCCGCAGGCCGCGTCCATCCGTCGGCCCAGCCGCCGCGACCGCGTCGCCGCCGCACCGCCGCGTCGCCGTCCCCCGGGCTCCTGAGTGCTCCTGCCCGGCCCCACCCTCCCCACGGGGAGCACGCCGGAGGCCGCCGGGCGGTGCCGGGGGCGTCCCGGGGTCCGGGTCTGGCTACGATGGGCCGACCGATGGCCGCCTGGCGCCGCCATTTCGGACGCACCGAATTCCACCGACCTGTCGGGAAGGCCATGCTGAACAAGTACGCGCGTGCGTTTTTCACGCGTGTTCTCACGCCGTTCGCCGGATTCCTCCTGCGCAAGGGGGTGTCGCCGGACACGGTGACCCTCATCGGCACCGCCGGTGTCGTCGCGGGCGCGCTGGCCTTCTACCCCAGGGGCGAGTTCTTCTGGGGCACGGTCGTCATCACCCTGTTCGTCTTCTCGGACCTGGTCGACGGCAACATGGCCCGGCAGGCCGGCCGCTCCAGCCGCTGGGGGGCCTTCCTGGACTCCACCCTCGACCGGGTGGCCGACGGGGCCGTCTTCTCCGGGCTCGCGCTCTGGTACGCGGGCGGCGGCGACAACCTGGTGCTCTGCGCGGTCACGCTGTTCTGCCTGGTCAGCGGACAGGTCGTGTCGTACACCAAGGCACGCGGCGAGGCGATCGGCCTCAAGGTCGCCGTCAACGGCCTGGTGGAGCGCTCCGAGCGGCTGGTGATCACCCTCGTGCTCTGCGGCCTGTCCGGCTTCCACCGCACCTTCGGCGTGCCCGGCATCCAGTGGCTGCTGCCGGTCGCCCTGTGGGTGGTCGCCGTCGGCAGCCTCATCACCCTGATCCAGCGGGTGGTCACCGTCCACCGGGAGTCCGCCGAGGCGGACGCGGCCGCGGCCGAGGCGCGCGGCGGCGCCGGCCAGGGGAGCGGCGCGTGAAGGAGCGCCTCACCGACAGCCTGTACGGGCTGGGCTGGGGCGCCGTCCGCACCCTGCCGGAGCCGGCCGCGCGGGCCCTGGGCCGCACCATCGCGGACGCGGCCTGGCGGCAGAGCGGCAAGGGCGTGCGGCAGCTGGAGGCCAACCTCGCCCGGGTGGTGCCCGGCGCGTCCCCGCAGCGGCTGCGGGAGCTGTCCCGGGCCGGCATGCGCTCCTACCTGCGCTACTGGATGGAGTCCTTCCGGCTGCCGTCGTGGAGCAGGGACCGCGTCCGCGGCGGCTTCGACCCCCAGGACGTGCACCTGCTCACCGACGGTCTGGCAGCCGGCCGCGGCGTGATCCTGGCGCTGCCGCACATGGCCAACTGGGACCTGGCCGGCGCCTGGGTCACCACCCGGCTGGAGACGCCGTTCGCCACCGTCGCGGAGCGGCTGAAGCCGGAGACCCTGTACGACCGGTTCGTCGCCTACCGGGAGAGCCTGGGCATGGAGGTGTTGCCGCACACCGGCGCCGCCGCCTTCGGCACCCTGGCCCGGCGGCTGCGCGCGGGCGGGCTGGTCTGCCTGGTCGCCGACCGGGACCTGTCCCGCAACGGCGTCCAGGTCGACTTCTTCGGCGAGCGCACCCGGATGCCCCCCGGCCCGGCGATGCTGGCCCAGCAGACCGGGGCGCTGCTGCTGCCGGTGACCCTCTGGTACGACGACTCGCCGGTCATGCGCGGGCGCGTCCACCCGCCCGTCGAGGTGCCGGCCGAGGGCGACCGGCGGCAGCGCACCGCGGCGATGACGCAGGCCCTGGCCGACGTGTTCGCCGCCGGTATCGCCGAGCACCCCGAGGACTGGCACATGCTCCAGCGGCTGTGGCTGGCCGACCTGCCGCCCCGCCCGCTGCGCGAGGAGCCCACGGTGCCCGTCCCGGAGCCCGAAGCGGGCGACGACCGGGGCAGCGGCGACGGCGGCGGGACGGAGCGGCCTTGAGGATCGGGATCGTCTGCCCGTACTCCTGGGACGTCCCCGGCGGCGTCCAGTTCCACATCAGGGACCTGGCCGAGCACCTGATCGGCCTCGGCCACGAGGTGTCCGTCCTCGCCCCGGCCGACGACGAGACACCGCTGCCCCCCTACGCGGTCTCCGCCGGCCGCGCCGTGCCCGTGCCGTACAACGGCTCCGTGGCCCGGCTGAACTTCGGCTTCCTGTCGGCCGCCCGGGTCCGGCGCTGGCTGCACGACGGCGCTTTCGACGTCATCCACGTCCACGAGCCCGCCTCGCCCTCCCTGGGCCTGCTCACCTGCTGGGCCGCCCGCGGGCCGATCGTGGCGACCTTCCACACCTCCAACCCGCGCTCCCGGGCCATGATCGCCGCCTACCCGATCCTCCAGCCCGCCCTGGAGAAGATCAGCGCCCGCGTCGCGGTCAGCGAGTACGCCCGGCGCACCCTCGTCGAACACCTGGGCGGCGACGCGGTGGTCATCCCCAACGGCGTCGACGTCGGCTTCTTCGCCCGCGCCGAGCCCCGTCCGCGGTGGCAGGGCGGCACGATCGGCTTCATCGGGCGCATCGACGAGCCGCGCAAGGGCCTCCAGGTGCTCATGCGGGCCCTGCCGGGCATCCTGGCCGCCCGCCCCGGCACCCGGCTGCTGGTGGCCGGCCGCGGGGACGAGCAGGAGGCGGTGGAACCGCTCCCGGCCGAGCTGCGCGACCGGGTGGAGTTCCTCGGCATGATCAGCGACGAGGACAAGGCGCGCCTGCTGCGCAGCGTCGACCTGTACGTCGCCCCCAACCTCGGCGGCGAGAGCTTCGGCATCATCCTCGTCGAGGCGATGTCGGCCGGCGCACCCGTCCTCGCCTCCGACCTCGACGCCTTCGCGCAGGTCCTCGGGCAGGGGACGGCCGGCGAGCTCTTCCCCGGCGGAGACTCCGACGCCCTGGCCGAGGCGGCGATCCGCCTGCTCGGCGACGACGCCCGGCGCGCCGCGCTGCGCGAGCGGGCGGCAGCCCATGTGCGGCGGTTCGACTGGTCGGTGGTCGCCGCGGACATCCTCGGCGTCTACGAGACGGTGGCGGCCGGCGCAGCGGCCGTCTCCACCGACGACCGGGCCCGGTTCCTCTCCCGGCTGCGGGCGCCGCGCGACTGACACGGCCGCTCCCGGCGCCGCCCCGCCCGGCCGTCCGCGCATGGCGGCCCGGCGCGGACCGGGGAGCCGCGGCACCGCCGGTGGGTAGGGTGAGCGGCCGTGACTACCTGGATCTGGATCGCCGTCGCCGTGGTGGCGGTGGCGCTCTACCTCAGCTGGACGGCAGGCCGCCTCGACCGCCTGCACGCCCGCATCGACGCGGCCCGCGCCGGGCTGGACGCGCAGCTGCTGCGGCGTGCCTCCGTCGCCCAGGAGCTGGCCACCGCGGGCGTCCTCGACCCCGCGGCGTCGATCGTGCTCTACGAGGCCGCGCACGGCGCCCGCCAGGCCGAGCCGGACGGGCGCGAGGTGGCCGAGAGCGAGCTGAGCCAGGCGCTGCGCGCGGTCTTCGCCGACCCCGACACCGTGGCCGAGGTCCGCGAGGCCCCCGGCGGCACCGCCGCGGTCGGCGAGCTGACCCGGGCGGTGCGGCGGGTGCCGATGGCCCGGCGGTTCCACAACGACGCCGTCCGCGCCGCCCGCGCGGTGCGCACCCACCGGGTGGTCCGCTGGTTCCGGCTGGCCGGCCACGCGCCCTTCCCGCTCGCCTTCGAGATGGACGACGAGCCCCCCGCCGAGCTCACCGCCGACGGCGGAGCCAGCGCCCTCTAGCGCCTCTCCCGGCAAGGCGTGCCCCGCTCGCCGCCCTGGCGCGGGCACGCGCCGCGTTGCTCGCCGCCCTGGCACCGGAACGCGCCGCGTCGGCCGAAGACCCGAGTGACCCACGACGAGGCTTTCCGGCCACCGTGCGATCGCCCGCACCAGGACACCTCGCTACCGGGCAGACCCTGCCGGTCACGGCACCAGGCATCCCCGAACACCCCATCCCCGAACACCCCCGGAACCTGCCCGCGCACCCTCGGTGACCAGCGCGGACACCCCCGCCGACGGCCGCGGCCACGGCAGGTGCCACTCTGGTGGTGCGGGGTGCCACCTGCGTCGGATTGGCCCTTTCGGCCGCCACCCACCCCGCCGGACGATAATGAGACAAGACCCTTTTTCTGGCAGGAGTGAGATCACCGTGTCGACAACCCCGTCCCCCGCCTCGTCCCCCGAGACCGGCACCGCCCGCGTCAAGCGCGGCATGGCCGAGCAGCTCAAGGGCGGCGTGATCATGGACGTCGTCACCCCGGAGCAGGCTCGGATCGCCGAGGACGCCGGGGCCGTGGCCGTCATGGCGCTGGAGCGGGTGCCGGCCGACATCCGGGCCCAGGGCGGCGTGGCGCGGATGTCCGACCCGGACATGATCGAGGGCATCATCGGCGCGGTCTCCATCCCCGTGATGGCCAAGTCCCGCATCGGCCACATCGTCGAGGCCCAGGTCCTGCAGTCGCTCGGCGTGGACTACATCGACGAGTCCGAGGTGCTCACCCCGGCCGACGAGGTCAACCACTCCGACAAGTTCGCCTTCACCACCCCCTTCGTGTGCGGCGCGACCAACCTCGGCGAGGCGCTGCGCCGGATCGCCGAGGGCGCGGCCATGATCCGCTCCAAGGGCGAGGCCGGCACCGGCAACGTCGTCGAGGCGGTCCGCCACCTGCGCCAGATCAAGGGCGACATCGGCCGCCTGCGCAACCTGGACAACAACGAGCTGTACGCCGCCGCCAAGGAGCTGCGCGCCCCCTACGAGCTGGTCAAGGAGGTCGCCGCGCTGGGCAAGCTCCCCGTGGTGCTCTTCTCCGCCGGCGGCGTGGCCACCCCCGCCGACGCCGCGCTGATGCGCCAGCTCGGCGCCGAGGGCGTCTTCGTGGGCTCCGGCATCTTCAAGTCCGGCGACCCGGCCAAGCGTGCCGCCGCCATCGTCCGCGCCACCACCTTCTTCGACGACCCGAAGGTCATCGCGGACGCCTCCCGCAACCTCGGCGAGGCCATGGTCGGCATCAACGTCGACGTGCTGCCCGAGTCCGAGCGCTACGCCAAGCGCGGCTGGTAACACAGCGATGACGGCAACCCCCGGCGCTCCCGCCATCGGCGTCCTGGCTCTCCAGGGCGATGTGCGGGAGCATCTGGCGGCGCTGGCCGCGGCGGGCGCCGCGGCCGCGCCGGTCCGCCGGCCCGAGGAGCTGGACGGCCTGGACGGCCTGGTGATCCCCGGCGGCGAGTCCACCACCATCTCCAAGCTCGCCGTGCTCTTCGGCCTGATGGAGCCGCTGCGGGCGGCGGTCCGCGACGGCCTGCCGGTCTACGGCACCTGCGCCGGCCTGATCATGCTCGCCGACAAGATCCTCGACCCCCGCTCGGGCCAGGAGACCTTCGGCGGCATCGACATGATCGTGCGGCGCAACGCCTTCGGCCGGCAGAACGAGTCGTTCGAGGCGCGGGTCGACGTGCGCGGGATCGACAGCCCCGTCGAGGGCGTGTTCATCCGCGCGCCCTGGGTGGAGTCGGTCGGCGCGAACGTCGAGGTGCTCGCCGAGCACGGCGGCCACATCGTCGCCGTGCGGCAGGGAAACGTCCTCGCCACGTCCTTCCACCCCGAGCTGACCGGCGACCACCGGGTACACGCGCTCTTCGTGGACGCCGTGCGCGCGGGCGGCTGACCGGCTGCCGGTAGGATCGGCCGCGCGACGGAGAACAAGAATTGGTGACGCGAAGGAGACAGTCGGATGTCCGGCCACTCTAAATGGGCGACGACGAAGCACAAGAAGGCCGTGATCGATGCCAAGCGCGGCAAGCTCTTCGCGAAGCTGATCAAGAACATCGAGGTTGCCGCGCGGACGGGCGGCGCCGACCTTGACGGCAACCCGACCCTCTTCGACGCCGTTCAGAAGGCCAAGAAGCAGTCGGTGCCGAACAAGAACATCGACAGCGCGCTCAAGCGCGGTGCGGGCCTGGAAGCCGGCGGCGCCGACTACCAGACGATCATGTACGAGGGCTACGGGCCGAACGGCGTCGCCGTCCTCATCGAGTGCCTGACCGACAACCGCAACCGTGCCGCGTCGGACGTCCGGGTCGCCATGACCCGCAACGGCGGCTCGATGGCCGACCCGGGCTCGGTGTCCTACCTGTTCAACCGCAAGGGCGTGGTGATCGTCCCCAAGGCCGAGCTGACGGAGGACGACGTCCTCGGCGCGGTGCTCGACGCGGGCGCCGAGGAGGTCAACGACCTCGGCGAGTCCTTCGAGGTGATCAGCGAGGCGACGGACCTGGTGCCGGTGCGCAAGGCCCTCCAGGAAGCCGGGATCGACTACGACTCGGCCGACGCCAACTTCCTGCCCACCATGCAGGTGGAGCTGGACGAGGACGGCGCGCGCAAGATCTTCAAGCTGATCGACGCGCTGGAGGACAGCGACGACGTGCAGAACGTCTTCGCCAACTTCGACGTCTCGGACGAGGTCATGGAGAAGGTCGACGCCTGACCCGGGCCCACCGGGAGCAGGCAGCCGGGAGCCGGCGGGGAGACACCCCGCCGGCTCCCGCGCTTTGTTCCGGCGCCTGACGGTGTTTGTCGGAGCGACCCGATAGCCTGCACGAACAGGCGATCGGTTGGCGGCCGCGGCGAGCGGTGAAGGGGGCGGCATGCGGGTACTGGGCGTGGACCCCGGGCTGACCCGGTGCGGCGTCGGCGTGGTCGACGGCGCCCCCGGACGCCCGCTCACCATGGTCGGCGTCGGCGTGGTGCGCACGCCCGCGGAGGCCCCGATCGGCGAACGGCTGGTGCTGATCGAGCAGGGCCTGGAGGCGTGGCTCGACGAGCACCGCCCGCAGGCCGTCGCCGTCGAGCGGGTCTTCAGCCAGCACAACGTCCGCACCGTCATGGGCACCGCCCAGGCCAGCGCCGTCGCGATCCTGTGTGCCGCCCGCCGCGGCCTGCCCGTCCACCTGCACACGCCCAGCGAGGTCAAGGCCGCCGTCACCGGCAGCGGCCGGGCCGGCAAGGACCAGGTGGGCGCCATGGTCACCCGGCTGCTGCGGCTGGACGCGCCGCCCAAGCCGGCCGACGCCGCCGACGCCCTCGCGCTCGCCATCTGCCATATCTGGCGCGCCCCGGCCTTCGACCGCCTCCAGCAGGCCGTCGCCGCCCGGCGCGCCTCCCCGGCGGCGGCAGCACCGGCAGCCGCGCCCCCGCCCGGCGCTCGATGACGCCGCCCTCCGCCCGCCGGGCGCCGCGCGCCGCACGCCCGTCACCGGCGGCCCGACCGGTGGCACCGCCGGAGCCGGAGCCGGAGCCCCAGTCACTGCGACAGCCACAGCCACAGCCCGCCAGCCCCCAGGAGCCCGCACCGTGATCGCCTTCGTCAGCGGCCAGGTCGCCGCACTCGCCCCGGACACCGCGGTGATCGAGGTGGGCGGCGTCGGCATGGCCGTGCTGTGCGCCCCCGGCACCCTGGCCGGCCTGCGGATCGGCGAGAAGGCCCGGCTGGCCACCTCCCTGGTCGTCCGGGAGGACTCCCTCACCCTCTACGGCTTCGCCGACGACGAGGAGCGGCAGGTCTTCGAGCTGCTCCAGACCGTGAGCGGGGTCGGCCCCCGGCTGGCCCAGACGGTGCTGGCCGTGCACGCCCCGGACGCGCTGCGGGCCGCCGTCGCCGCGGGGGACGAGAAGGCGCTCACCGCCGTCCCCGGGATCGGCAAGAAGGGCGCCCAGCGGCTGCTGCTGGAGCTGCGGGACCGGCTCGGCCCGCCCACCGGCACCGCCGCCGCCCGGCCGGCCCCGGCCGGCGCCGGCGCCTCCTGGAGCGATCAGCTGCTGTCCGCCCTCACCGGCCTCGGCTACCAGCCGAAGGAAGCCGAGGAGGCCGTCGCCGCCGTCACCCCGCAGGCCGAGGCACAGGCCAGGCCGAACGTGGGGGCGCTGCTGCGGGCCGCCCTCCAGACCCTGAACCGGACCGGCTGAGCCGGGCCGCCGGGCCGCCCGGGGCCCTGCCGACGAGGGGCCCGACGGGGTCCGCACAGCCCGCACAGCCCGCACAGCCCGCACAGCCCGCACAGCCCGCACAGCCCGCCCGGCGGAACGCTCGCCGGCCCGTCCGCGGTCCGTCGCCCGTCGGCGGACGGCTCGTGAACAGCTCGTGAACACCTCGCGGACGGCTCACGGACCGCCCACCGGAAGCCCGCCGACAGCCCGACCCACCGGAAGCCCGACCCACCGGAAGCTCCCCGACAGCCCCGCCGACCGACCCGAGAGACCTGCCATGAACTGGGACGACGCCGAGACCGAGATGCCCGAGAGGCTGGTCGGCGCCGCCGCCGACCACGAGGACCAGGCGGTCGAGGCGGCCCTGCGGCCGAAGGACCTGGGCGAGTTCATCGGCCAGGAGCGGGTCCGCCAGCAGCTCGACCTCGTCCTGCGCGCCGCCCGCCAGCGCGGCGGCACCGCCGACCACGTGCTGCTGTCGGGCGCGCCGGGCCTCGGCAAGACGACGCTGTCGATGATCATCGCCGCCGAGATGGGCGTCCCCATCCGCATCACCTCGGGCCCGGCGATCCAGCACGCCGGCGACCTCGCGGCGATCCTCTCCTCGCTCACCGAGGGCGAGGTGCTCTTCCTCGACGAACTGCACCGGATGTCCCGGCCGGCCGAGGAGATGCTGTACATGGCCATGGAGGACTTCCGGGTCGACGTCATCGTCGGCAAGGGCCCCGGGGCCACCGCGATCCCGCTGGAACTGCCGCCGTTCACCCTGGTCGGGGCCACCACCCGGGCCGGGCTGCTGCCGCCGCCGCTGCGCGACCGCTTCGGGTTCACCGGGCACATGGAGTTCTACAGCCCCGCCGAGCTGGAGCGGGTCGTCCACCGCTCGGCGGGCCTGCTGGACGTGGCCGTCGACCCGGCCGGTGCCGCCGAGATCGCCGGCCGCTCCCGCGGCACCCCGCGCATCGCCAACCGGCTGCTGCGCCGGGTCCGCGACTACGCCCAGGTCCGCGCCGACGGCGTGGTCACCCGGGAGGTCGCCGCACAGGCGCTGGAGGTCTACGAGGTGGACCCGCGGGGCCTGGACCGGCTGGACCGGGCGGTGCTGCACGCCCTGCTGAAGCTCTTCGGCGGCGGGCCGGTCGGCCTGTCCACCCTCGCGGTGGCGGTGGGGGAGGAGCGGGAGACCGTCGAGGAGGTCGCCGAGCCCTTCCTCGTCCGCGAGGGCCTGCTCGCCCGCACCCCCAGGGGACGGGTCGCCACCCGGGCGGCCTGGGACCACCTGGGGCTGGTGCCGCCGCAGGGGGCTGGTGGGACGAGTGGGGCCGGATCGGGGCAGACCGGGCTGTTCGGGTCGTGACCTCGGCTAGACTCGGCCGATACTGATCCCGTTCCGGAACCCGAGTAACACGCTGGGCGTTGTTACGACGGCGAGCCAGCGCTTAGACTCCGCCGACGCCCCTCTCTGGATCGGCACCCACATCTCCGAAATCCAGGCCATCCCCCACGGTGGCCGTGCGAAGGAATGTCCAGACCGTGAACACCACCATTCTCCTCCCCCTGATTCTGATCGTCGGCGTCATGTTCATGATGAATCGATCAGCGAAGAACAAGCAGCGCCAGGCCGAGGAGATGCGCACCAAGATGGAGCCCGGCACCGGCATCCGCACCATCGGCGGCATGTACGCCGTGGTGAAGGAGGTCACCGACGAGACCGTGCTCGTGGAGATCACGGACGGCGTCCACGCCCACTTCGCCAAGAGCGCCATCAGCACCGTGCTCAGCGAGGACGACTTCAACCGCATCGTCCACGGCATCGAGCCCGAGGAGCCCGAGGGCCTCGACGAGAACGGCTCCGCCGACGGTGACGCGGCCGACGGGACCGCCGAGGCTGAGGGCGCCGAGGACGCGCCCGCCAAGGCGAACCTGTCCAAGGACGCGACGGACGGGCACGTCAACCTGGGGAAGGCCGCGCAGGACGACGTGGCCGAGGAGCCCGCGGAGCAGAACGGCACCGCCGCCAAGTAGGGGTCCGGCTCAATACACTCGTGGCCGTTCCCGGGGCAGGCACGCCCCGGAAGCGGTAGGACAGGGAGAACAAGAAGGTGGCAGCAGCCAAGAAGGGCCGCAGGTCCTCAAGGAGTCAGGGGTACCCCGGGCGCGCCCTGGCCGTGATCCTGATCGCCCTGGTGGCGCTGACCGGGGGTATGTTCCTCTCCGGCAACACCACTCCCCGACTGGGGATCGACCTCGCCGGCGGTGTCAGCATCACCCTCACCGCCAAGCCCGACCAGGGCCACGCGGTCAACAAGCAGAACATGGACACCGCGGTCAGCATCATCAACAACCGCGTGAACGGGCTCGGCGTCTCCGAGGCGGAGGTGCAGACCCAGGGGAACGACAACATCATCGTCGACATCCCCAAGGGCACCAACGCCGACCAGGCCGAGAAGCAGGTCGGCACCACCGCCCAGCTGTACTTCCGGCAGGTGCTCACCGACGCCGCCGGAGCGCCCGCGACGTCCACCAGCTCGCCGACTCCGTCCGCCTCCGGCACGGCCACCCCGTCGGGCAGCGCCACCCCC
Encoded proteins:
- the yajC gene encoding preprotein translocase subunit YajC; the protein is MNTTILLPLILIVGVMFMMNRSAKNKQRQAEEMRTKMEPGTGIRTIGGMYAVVKEVTDETVLVEITDGVHAHFAKSAISTVLSEDDFNRIVHGIEPEEPEGLDENGSADGDAADGTAEAEGAEDAPAKANLSKDATDGHVNLGKAAQDDVAEEPAEQNGTAAK
- a CDS encoding phosphatidylinositol mannoside acyltransferase, whose amino-acid sequence is MKERLTDSLYGLGWGAVRTLPEPAARALGRTIADAAWRQSGKGVRQLEANLARVVPGASPQRLRELSRAGMRSYLRYWMESFRLPSWSRDRVRGGFDPQDVHLLTDGLAAGRGVILALPHMANWDLAGAWVTTRLETPFATVAERLKPETLYDRFVAYRESLGMEVLPHTGAAAFGTLARRLRAGGLVCLVADRDLSRNGVQVDFFGERTRMPPGPAMLAQQTGALLLPVTLWYDDSPVMRGRVHPPVEVPAEGDRRQRTAAMTQALADVFAAGIAEHPEDWHMLQRLWLADLPPRPLREEPTVPVPEPEAGDDRGSGDGGGTERP
- the ruvB gene encoding Holliday junction branch migration DNA helicase RuvB, whose product is MNWDDAETEMPERLVGAAADHEDQAVEAALRPKDLGEFIGQERVRQQLDLVLRAARQRGGTADHVLLSGAPGLGKTTLSMIIAAEMGVPIRITSGPAIQHAGDLAAILSSLTEGEVLFLDELHRMSRPAEEMLYMAMEDFRVDVIVGKGPGATAIPLELPPFTLVGATTRAGLLPPPLRDRFGFTGHMEFYSPAELERVVHRSAGLLDVAVDPAGAAEIAGRSRGTPRIANRLLRRVRDYAQVRADGVVTREVAAQALEVYEVDPRGLDRLDRAVLHALLKLFGGGPVGLSTLAVAVGEERETVEEVAEPFLVREGLLARTPRGRVATRAAWDHLGLVPPQGAGGTSGAGSGQTGLFGS
- the pgsA gene encoding phosphatidylinositol phosphate synthase yields the protein MLNKYARAFFTRVLTPFAGFLLRKGVSPDTVTLIGTAGVVAGALAFYPRGEFFWGTVVITLFVFSDLVDGNMARQAGRSSRWGAFLDSTLDRVADGAVFSGLALWYAGGGDNLVLCAVTLFCLVSGQVVSYTKARGEAIGLKVAVNGLVERSERLVITLVLCGLSGFHRTFGVPGIQWLLPVALWVVAVGSLITLIQRVVTVHRESAEADAAAAEARGGAGQGSGA
- the ruvC gene encoding crossover junction endodeoxyribonuclease RuvC is translated as MRVLGVDPGLTRCGVGVVDGAPGRPLTMVGVGVVRTPAEAPIGERLVLIEQGLEAWLDEHRPQAVAVERVFSQHNVRTVMGTAQASAVAILCAARRGLPVHLHTPSEVKAAVTGSGRAGKDQVGAMVTRLLRLDAPPKPADAADALALAICHIWRAPAFDRLQQAVAARRASPAAAAPAAAPPPGAR
- the pdxS gene encoding pyridoxal 5'-phosphate synthase lyase subunit PdxS — its product is MSTTPSPASSPETGTARVKRGMAEQLKGGVIMDVVTPEQARIAEDAGAVAVMALERVPADIRAQGGVARMSDPDMIEGIIGAVSIPVMAKSRIGHIVEAQVLQSLGVDYIDESEVLTPADEVNHSDKFAFTTPFVCGATNLGEALRRIAEGAAMIRSKGEAGTGNVVEAVRHLRQIKGDIGRLRNLDNNELYAAAKELRAPYELVKEVAALGKLPVVLFSAGGVATPADAALMRQLGAEGVFVGSGIFKSGDPAKRAAAIVRATTFFDDPKVIADASRNLGEAMVGINVDVLPESERYAKRGW
- a CDS encoding YebC/PmpR family DNA-binding transcriptional regulator, producing MSGHSKWATTKHKKAVIDAKRGKLFAKLIKNIEVAARTGGADLDGNPTLFDAVQKAKKQSVPNKNIDSALKRGAGLEAGGADYQTIMYEGYGPNGVAVLIECLTDNRNRAASDVRVAMTRNGGSMADPGSVSYLFNRKGVVIVPKAELTEDDVLGAVLDAGAEEVNDLGESFEVISEATDLVPVRKALQEAGIDYDSADANFLPTMQVELDEDGARKIFKLIDALEDSDDVQNVFANFDVSDEVMEKVDA
- the ruvA gene encoding Holliday junction branch migration protein RuvA, which encodes MIAFVSGQVAALAPDTAVIEVGGVGMAVLCAPGTLAGLRIGEKARLATSLVVREDSLTLYGFADDEERQVFELLQTVSGVGPRLAQTVLAVHAPDALRAAVAAGDEKALTAVPGIGKKGAQRLLLELRDRLGPPTGTAAARPAPAGAGASWSDQLLSALTGLGYQPKEAEEAVAAVTPQAEAQARPNVGALLRAALQTLNRTG
- a CDS encoding glycosyltransferase family 4 protein, with the translated sequence MRIGIVCPYSWDVPGGVQFHIRDLAEHLIGLGHEVSVLAPADDETPLPPYAVSAGRAVPVPYNGSVARLNFGFLSAARVRRWLHDGAFDVIHVHEPASPSLGLLTCWAARGPIVATFHTSNPRSRAMIAAYPILQPALEKISARVAVSEYARRTLVEHLGGDAVVIPNGVDVGFFARAEPRPRWQGGTIGFIGRIDEPRKGLQVLMRALPGILAARPGTRLLVAGRGDEQEAVEPLPAELRDRVEFLGMISDEDKARLLRSVDLYVAPNLGGESFGIILVEAMSAGAPVLASDLDAFAQVLGQGTAGELFPGGDSDALAEAAIRLLGDDARRAALRERAAAHVRRFDWSVVAADILGVYETVAAGAAAVSTDDRARFLSRLRAPRD
- the pdxT gene encoding pyridoxal 5'-phosphate synthase glutaminase subunit PdxT, whose product is MTATPGAPAIGVLALQGDVREHLAALAAAGAAAAPVRRPEELDGLDGLVIPGGESTTISKLAVLFGLMEPLRAAVRDGLPVYGTCAGLIMLADKILDPRSGQETFGGIDMIVRRNAFGRQNESFEARVDVRGIDSPVEGVFIRAPWVESVGANVEVLAEHGGHIVAVRQGNVLATSFHPELTGDHRVHALFVDAVRAGG
- a CDS encoding LemA family protein; this encodes MTTWIWIAVAVVAVALYLSWTAGRLDRLHARIDAARAGLDAQLLRRASVAQELATAGVLDPAASIVLYEAAHGARQAEPDGREVAESELSQALRAVFADPDTVAEVREAPGGTAAVGELTRAVRRVPMARRFHNDAVRAARAVRTHRVVRWFRLAGHAPFPLAFEMDDEPPAELTADGGASAL